A stretch of DNA from Pongo pygmaeus isolate AG05252 chromosome 3, NHGRI_mPonPyg2-v2.0_pri, whole genome shotgun sequence:
TTATTCCTCCTGCTATAGACCTCTTTAATGTGGTTACATAGTGTtcccagataaaaaaaaaaaaagatggtgagtCAAACCCACTACAGTGAAATCGGTGGTCATGAGTATATTCCGCAACATCTCTACAAGCTCAGGTTCCTCCTGAGGTCAGTCTCCCCACAAGGGCTGAATTAGGAAACAAGTCCAAGTTCCCCTTGGGGGCAGGAAGGGCAGGAAAACCATGAACATCTGCATATCAAAGGTTTCCAAGGCCAGAACTCTCACCAATATTTGACTAACAGGAACACAATGGCCAGTTATTTTGTACCACTCCCCTATTTGAGTGCAAAAGCAAATGATGTCATTGAGGATTTCTTAGGGGTAGAAAAGCCCAAGCTTTACCACTCATGGGCTCATTCATCTCCATGCCCAAATGGGCATCTGCAGGCCACAGCAGTTAAATGTCCCTTGTGTTGCTATTGTTTATGCAGCAGAGGGATAGGGAGGTGGACGCAGGGcgaaagggagaagggagagaagggagaatgagagagaggagggaaaggagtaGTAGGGGGAGAGGCAGAGCCAAGTAAGTTCTAAAGAGACTGCCAAAGACGTGGCTGGGTTCTAATGCGGGATCCATCTCTAGGGTGCAAGGGAGCATGCAGAACCACAGTCCAGGGGTAAAAATGATTCCTTTTTGTTCCTTCTAATACCTAACACGTGGTCTATACAGCTGTTCCCCTTCAGGGTACCCAAATccagatgctcaagtctctgatataaaatggcatagtatttgcatataacctatgcacatctttCTGTATACTCTAAATGGTCTCTAGATTACTCACAATACCTAATATGATGTAAATAAGTAGCTGTTATACCgtattgttcagggaataatgacaaggaaaaaatgtCTGGCAATGTTCAATAGACAAAAGCATCCATTTATTTCCATGGAATATTTTTAATCCACGGATACCGAGCGCCAATCGTATCCTTCCCAGCATTTACATTTTACACGCATCTTAGCCTGCTCAGAACTCTGTCATGTGCTTCTTTTTGTAAACAGACACAAAACTACTTTTCCATCCAGTGACCTTTCAGAGAGGAACTCTGGCCATCAATTCTCGTATCTAGCAGACTACATCTTTGATATATTACACTAGGTCTTTTAAAGGCCAGCCCCTGGCAACTCCCCTTCCACGATAATTTGTAAATGACAATGGACAGATACTTTTAAAATTCCCAGATTCCCCCCAATACAGTGAACTGTAAATGTCACAAGGTAACAATGAGGCCTCACGCTCACTATTCATACTCACTATTGAACTAGCTGACTTCCCAAGATCCTTTCCTCCCAGCTGAGCACAGAAGGGCAGTACTATCCTGACACCGGTGTGCAGGAAAGATGGAAGGTGAGTGAATGTGTACGGAGCCTGCTAAAGGCCAGCCCCTCTCCAGATGAGGAAGCTCAGACTCGGGGGGCCACTTCCCTTCTCAGTCCCATGTCCACCACGTAGTGGAGAGGAGCTTCGAACCTAGTTCAACGAGACATCCATATACGTCAAGGTTTGCTTGGCGGTTCGCAGGCAGGTCCCAAGCATGCCCACACCTCCTTCGTCTGTGTGTGGAGACATCCTTCATCCTTGAGGAGGCGGGGTCCAGGTCACCTGTGCCTGGCTGGGTTTTCTGATTTTTCAACACTTGATCCTAACCCTCagaaccttttttcttttcatgcctAGTTCATCTCCAGTTTCCAACTTCCCCGCTCCCCACTATCCCAATCAGAGGATTTGCTGAAGAGGGACagggggtgggggtaggaggCTGACACGGTACTTCGCAAAACATCTcatcaccagaaaaaaaatcagctgaccACAAACCCGCCTCaatgaaagggaagaaaatttGAAGTCACAACGTCCAAATTCCTACAAATACGCATTGTTCCAGAAAATAGGACTGCCAGTAGAAATTTTACATGCCAACCATTTGAATACACAAGGCATCTGCTTCACTTCTGCCTAGTACAAAGGGAGGCACATTCCTATCTACTACCTTTGGTCGGCTTTTGGACAATGGGTGCTGAAGGTGTTTTGTCAAGAAACATAGCCTACGCTGGTCATTTTTCATTTGGCACCAGTTGGTTCCATTCGGCTATTTTTAAACATAAGTAAATATTACAGCACGCATTTCTGTCATTTATGCGTTTCTGTCATTAAACACGTTCTCTGTTTAATGAAGCCTGTGAGAAGCGACATCATTTCTACAAAATCAAATTGTGTTTTCAGACCTGCTTTATCATATTCCCTATGTATCTGTAGGGACCTTTAGTTTTTCTTCCTGGGTAAAGGGAGCCcggaaatagttttttaaatataacaatcaacctctttctttctttgaattcCTAAGCCAGGCACTTAATACTCCTGTGGCCTGGTCTTGGCATAAAGATCAGAAACTCTGCCTTCAGTTCTCACCCTGCAGGTCGCCCCACCCAACCACCACTGCTCATTACCAGCTCTAACACTTTTCCCACCTAATTCAGCCACCTAAAAGCGTCCCTAAGTCAGCAGACAGGTCTTACAGTCTCTTAGAAAGCAACTCAGTTGTTTCCTGTAATGTGAGATTTGTAAGAAAAAGTAATTTAGCAAGGTTTTTCATAACTTGTTATTAAGAAGCTCATTAAGTTTTAGAAAAGGTGCTGACGTTTACCTCAAGGCATGAAAATGCTGATGTTTGCACTCTGTCAGAATAACATTTCTAAACAAAAACACCCCCTCTAAGCATACTCTCTCCATCCCAGCTATgctggttaatactgagtgtcaacttgattagatcGAAGGATATGAAGTAttgatcttgggtgtgtctgttgagggtgttgccaaaggagattaacatttgagtcagtgggctgggaaaggcagacccacccttaatctgggtgggcacaatctaatcagctgccagcactgcCAGAATAAAAGGCAGAGgaatgtgaaaagactagactggcttagcctcccagcctacatctttctcccatgctggatgcttcctgccctcgaacatcagactccaagtccTTCAGcgttgggactcggactggctttcttgctcctcagtttgcagatggcctACTTTGGGTCCTTTTGATCGTGTGAGTTAatgctccttaataaactcctataTATCCATTCTATTagctctgtccctctagagaaccctgactaatacaccacccCACTGCCCCAACTGCCAGGACCGCTTGCCGCAATGTCCTCAAATGCTGGAATACTTCTCAGGAATTCTCTGAGTGCCACGTCAGCAAAGTTGCTAGGGGTAGAATTAAAAGGGGAAATCTTTGCTCCCATCTTCATTTGACCATTTGCACAATTACGTTGCTATCAAGACCATGGAATAACAGGCCACGGGGAATAGTGACCCGGAATCTGCAATCGCACATGGTAATAAATGGAAGTGAATGCCTAAAAACAGCCCAGATTTCCAGAAGGATGAAGGATAGGGATGTAGCCAGAGCATTGGATCCGGAGAGTCTTCTGAAGTCTCACACATGCTTCTAGTTAAATACACATCGGATAACTGATTTCTGTTCCTAAGCTTCCCAGAGATGAGAATTAGGTTTATATTTACAAATGACTGTAGAAACAGTACTTATTAGGTCATATTTACAAATGACTGCAGAAACAACCAGACGCTACTACTGTTCCTAATACTTGTCCCTTCCTCTCAGCATTCACCTGATACCTCCCCACCTGGTTCAAAATCATTCATCTATTGCCTCATCTTGCAACTGACTGTGACACTCCTTCTTCAGACCCATCAGGCTGGTTGTCAGTGAGGGCGAGTGACACCACCATCCAACTCAACCCCAGCTGCCCTTCCTGGACAGCGCCCTCCCTGCCCACTCCTGGCAGTTTCCACTAAGGCTTGTCTCTAAATGTCTACCTCACAGACACGTGTAATCCTGCCCAGATCAACAACAGCTCCCGCTCAGAGCAGGCCCCAGCCACTCAAGTCCAGAAGGGTGTCTCGCCGCCCTTAGCATTTCCACTGGCATGATCCCTATAGGCCCATACTTGCTTCACCTCCACAAGTCTGGTTTGAGTCTTCATAAAAACTTATGAATCAACAAGCTGCTCTCTTCTCCTGCAAAAATTACTTCTCCCAGTTTGCAAGTGGGCCTTTACATGCATACATGTGTGAAGTATGATTACGTGGAAATGAGGGATTCCACCAGCCACACGGGGAAATCCTACTTGGTAATATGCTCCATATACACCCTCTAAACATGGACGAAGGATGCCAGTCCTTGTTGCAGTGTGCATGTGAGTTGGAGATCTGTGGTTTGTTCATGCAGGTCATGACACTGAGAAGGCCTCTGGTGGAGTGTGACTTTTGAATTGTAAACCATGCTGTTGATTTAGCACGGCTCCCACAGCCTGGATATGCTGCCTTTAGTTTGCTTCTTCCAAATCCTTACCTGAGAATGAACCCACAGCTGTAGTTCTATGGCATGAAAACAAGTCATTTGCATTGACTGCTCTAGTCTCAAGATGGCTCTCACCCTCTGCCAAGGACAAGGGGTCTGAGTGATACTTCCTGCTGGCctggagctccctgagggcagcagCCTTCTCTGCCCTGGTACTATGTACATCATGCCACAAAAACTCAAGTCCTTGCTGAATGAATATAGATCTGATAACTATTCTCTGTGACTTGCGGAGAATTAAACCCAAAGTGCCACATCCTCTGTGGCAGGCTTTATGAAGCACAGGATTAAAATGCTAAAGCAAGTTGCTAACCATATATATGCTAACATATGGATGTAGAAATTTGAATCTCTCATGCAAAAGGGCCACCGGCCAGCATGTGACCTGGAGGTCAAGAGATCGTTTGGTGTGGAATTTAGTCATCCAACTAGGAAACAAGATCAGTTATACCCAAGGAACTGGTTCTGTGTATTAGAAGATATGAACCCATGCTGGAACCAAGGTCTGATAACAATCTAAACAGTGAATCTGTGATAGACTAACTGGGTTAGTCACCAGAAGTAAACCTTAATCCAGGTTCCGATATTCTTAAAATTAAGTCTTAGAAAAGACTTGAAGGCATAAAAAAGTTTTTACTTGCTAAAATGTATTCCCTTCTCTaatatctaaaaacaaacaaataacacatATCACAGGTTTTTGTTTAACTACATTATGATCTTGTAGTAGTTGTCAAAAATCTTTCTGAACTAATTTGACAAGTCAGTCATCTCAATACCCATACCACGTCTCTCATAAGGACAGGAACTCACATATTCTCTCTGGAGGGTCTCCATCCCGCTGGCTTAGAAGGAGCAGGTGAAGGACAGGTGCCACTTGCATAGGGCTCATCACCAATGGCCCCCCTCTGGCAAACAGGGCCACACAGCAACCGTTCCCATTCCCGGGTGACCCTAAGGCACAGTATCCAAAATTCCAGTGGCTCCCCTCAGTCCAGTGAAACTGCTTCCACAGGAAGCAGCCCTTGAGGATGCCTCCAATCCAGAGCAGGGCCAGGCTGGCTGTGCCAGCATAGCACTGATTGTGATCATTGGAGTTGTAGCTGCAGACGGAGATAAGGTAGCCTCCAGAGCATCTCAGACATTCTGAGCTTCTGTGAATGTCACAAGGGTCCGTACTAACTGGGAGCAGCAGGTCTTGCACACAGGACTTGGCTGCACTACTACCTCCTTCAGCAATTACAAAGGTTCTCATCTATATTCATAATGGTTCATGGCCTAAATCTCTCAAACTCTGATAGGTGGACCTGAAACCACATCAACACCAACTTCTGCTCTGATTCCATCTATGTCTGACCTGGTTCAGGGATAGAGGATGAGGGAAGGACAGAGTCACTCAGGTTTTCACAGTCCTGTGCCCCTTTCATGCCAGTCCTCACCATtacctgattcttttttttttttttttttttttgagatggagtctcgctctgttgcccaggctggagtgcagtggcgcaatctcagatcactacaacctctgcctcccaggttcaagcaattcccatgtctcagcctccctagtagttgggattacaggcacacaccaccacacctggctaatttctgtatttttagtagagacggggtttcactatattggtcaggcaggtcttgaactcctgacctcaggtgatccacccaccttggcctcccaaagtgctaggattacaggcatcagccactgtgcccagcccactacCCGATTGTTGACAATTTCTGATCCTATACCCAATAGAACCTagactctgtttttattttacctgtCCCTTTTGCTCCTCCATTTCCATCACTACCTTTAGACTCATTTGCCTGCATATCCATTTTCAAAAGAGCCTGCtctaggccaggtgctgtggctcacacctataatcccagcacttcgggaggcgaaggtgggaggattgcttgagcccaggagtttgagaccagcctgggcaatatagcaagacctcatttctaaaaaaattttttttaattagccagacatggtggtgcatgcctatagtcctagctactctggagttAGAGGTGAGagaacagcttgagcccaggagtttgaggctgtagtgagctatgaccacaccactgcactccagcctgggcaacagagcaagaccctgtctccaaataaacaaacaaacaagcctgCTCCTGGGTTCAGAGGCTCAAGCCACTGACTCTTCATATTGATCTGGACAGATCCAAACTTTCTATCCTGGCTTACTGCCCCCTTCCCCAAAGCTCTAGTTATAATACACAACTTTCTACTACTATATTACAGTAGTACAAAGTATAGGCAGCATAACAGAGTTCTGGACCTTCTACTAACTGTATGATATAATTTTACCTCTTTGGACTCAGTTTTCTTGTGTATAAAATATGAAGATtaaaagacaaagggaaaaaacTAACATTTGCTGCACACTTATTGTGGGCCAAGCAGACATTGCATAACTATTCAGTCCAAGGTACTGTCACTTCTGTTTTCCATATGAGGAATCTGAAGGTCAGAAAAGCCTGGTGAACTTGCCCAAGGCTGCCTGCTCTAAGCTGGAGTCCAGTCCCACACCTGCCCCATCCCTCTTTTCCCTGGTCCCTTTCCGCTCCAACATGCTCCTGTACTTTGCTTAACTGCAACCACGTGTGTCTGGGCTCCGACCAATCCCAAAAGGTTTCCAGTCACTCCAATGAAGATCGTTTTCACTAGGGGGCCATGGGGCTTCAATCTCAGAGAACAGGCTAAAACATTTAGCCAGGCTAAACCGGAACACTGGCTAACACCGGAAATCTTGCATTATCTGTGACAGTGatgtaaaaagaaagcaaacccaCAAAATCTGCTTCCATCCATTGCTCCAAGtcacagagcagcagcagcaaaatCCTTCAGAAGATGGAAGTTCTTCCTTGGCACGCAGGGCATCACAGTTATGACTGTGAGCTGCTACTATGGACACAAGGACGTGGTTCTCCAGACAGGGCCCTCATCAGTCCAGGCTCCAACACTTAGGAAACACTTTTTGGATTCTGTTCCTAACCCAGCTTGTCTGTCCCATTCTCTAATTTAGGTCTTCATTAGAGGTGACCAGCATGAGTGTTAACTTCCTCTTTACAaccctgatttttatttttcttagagacaaggtctcactctgttgcccaggctagagtgcagtgatacagtcatagctcactgcagtgtccaactgctgggttcaaatgattcgtccacttcagtctcctgagtagctgggactacagccatgagccaccacacccaactaattaaaataaaaaaatttatagagatgaggccttgctatgttgcccaggctggtctcaaactcctggcctcaagcaatcctctcacctcggcctcccaaagtgccgggattacagtgatgtgccactgcacccagccctacaATCCtggtttttaaaaggaaatttcagaaGGTGTAACTTACAAAGAACCTCTGTGCTACTGCCTTAAAAATCAGTAGCTGGGAAACAGCCAGCGTGGGTTGTGATGAGAAGTGGCCAAACCAAAAAGTACGgattcttctcattttattatCCATGTAAACTTTATCGGACAAGGAGGGTGATAAAAACTGTGCATGTGAGATGGGGGTGCAGAGTGAGGGTGGGAACTGGCAAACCCTGCTTACTTGTTTTCAAAGTAGGAACACAGCAACAATATTCCACTCCAGCCACCAGTCCCCCGCAGCAGTGCCAGATGCACAGGCTCTTCACCGGTACCTTATGAAGTGAATCAATTTCCTCTTTCCCTGCCCTAGGTGTCCATAGGATGATGCTAGCTATATCAAAACATCTGTAATTATTAAGCACCACAATTCCAGagctacttttaaatttaaatttttaacctcttttttaaaaaggcaaagcaAGCTCAGTATCTATTTCTAAGCCCCACAAATTCTGAAAATCAGAGCTAAATCAATGTCtataaacagagaaaaatcagGAAGCCTCTATACTGGGCAGTAAAAttatagattttcattttttgctgCATATCTCAAGTTTTAAATTGTTCTGGAGAGaacatatgtaattattttaataaggcACAATGCCTTTATGCTAAGCTGAAGTCTTAAAACCACATGTAAGTGCCCCCACAATTTCTCATATAACAGGAATTACTCATTTCTTACAGTTACTGCTAAGTTATACATGTCTTAACGTTGCACCTGCCAACAACTCTTCACAGAGATGGCAGCGCTGCCATGATACATCAGGTGCTCTGCCAGTAGAGAAGGAATGCCAGAACCTCACAGGAATCCCTTAGGAAAAGGGAGATTCCACTCATTCCCCAGCCTATGTGATTCGCTGAGGTGAAATATTAAGGTACCCTGACCTTCTAAATAGAAATCAAGTAGAAAGTTAACTTTTCTCAGCTGCAGTTCAGtcattctatatttatattttggcatGAATTAGACTGAagaatcttttatatattttaagagtTTCACATTAATGAATCCAAGAACttgtctaaaataaaacaaagacctAGAATCccataaataacaaaaatgctGATTCCAACCAGGGCTTTATGTGGAAGGGCACAAGCTCCCTCTGCGGCGGTCAGCCCGGGAGGGTGGGGAAGGCCTTGCATCTCTTACATCTGGAAGCAGTAAATGGGGGGACCTTgtgtttcacaatgttcttctgCATATCTGCTGAG
This window harbors:
- the LOC129034668 gene encoding proteoglycan 3-like — protein: MRTFVIAEGGSSAAKSCVQDLLLPVSTDPCDIHRSSECLRCSGGYLISVCSYNSNDHNQCYAGTASLALLWIGGILKGCFLWKQFHWTEGSHWNFGYCALGSPGNGNGCCVALFARGGPLVMSPMQVAPVLHLLLLSQRDGDPPERICEFLSL